A genomic region of Coraliomargarita sinensis contains the following coding sequences:
- a CDS encoding DUF2188 domain-containing protein gives MTKPQDRSVYKGDDGRWRNKRNDSDRASSVHKTQREAEQAARQNLKNQGGGELTTMGLDGRIRSKDTIAPGNDPSSIKDTEH, from the coding sequence ATGACTAAACCACAAGATAGATCAGTATATAAAGGAGATGACGGCAGGTGGAGGAACAAGCGGAACGATTCAGATCGAGCGTCTTCGGTCCACAAAACTCAACGAGAAGCGGAGCAAGCTGCTCGCCAAAACCTTAAAAACCAAGGAGGCGGTGAGTTGACAACTATGGGACTAGACGGACGTATTCGCAGTAAGGACACAATTGCTCCCGGCAACGACCCCTCCTCCATCAAAGATACAGAACATTAA